A window of Chitinophaga sp. MM2321 contains these coding sequences:
- a CDS encoding 1-deoxy-D-xylulose-5-phosphate reductoisomerase yields the protein MDKRKIAIFGSTGSVGIQALEVIATHPERFSVEVLTAQNNATLLIEQALKFKPNAVVIGNEDKYKQVKDVLFDKGIKVFAGAKAMVEVASWSTIDMVLAAITGFAGLAPTLSAIEQGTPVALANKETLVVAGDIVMATARRKNVPIIPVDSEHSAIFQCLLGEPFSKVEKVILTASGGPFLGKKPNFLINVKKDHALQHPNWSMGAKISIDSATLMNKGLEMIEARWLFGLQPEQIEVVVHAQSIIHSMVQFVDGSLKAQMGLPDMKLPIQYSLGYPDRLTNNFPRFSFRNYPSLTFEQPDIKTFRNLAIATEAMFKGGNAPCVMNAANEEVVNAFLKNRIGFLQMTEVIEETMGKVPFIETPTLHDYYECDSVAREHATSLINSIVI from the coding sequence ATGGATAAACGTAAGATTGCCATTTTTGGATCCACCGGATCCGTTGGCATACAGGCACTGGAGGTGATAGCGACGCATCCAGAAAGGTTCAGCGTAGAAGTACTGACTGCCCAAAACAATGCCACCCTGCTGATTGAGCAGGCACTAAAATTCAAACCTAATGCCGTTGTAATCGGCAATGAGGATAAATACAAACAGGTAAAAGACGTATTGTTTGATAAAGGCATCAAAGTTTTTGCCGGTGCAAAGGCAATGGTGGAAGTAGCCTCCTGGAGTACGATTGATATGGTGCTGGCAGCTATTACCGGTTTTGCCGGTCTGGCTCCCACCTTATCCGCTATTGAACAGGGAACACCGGTGGCACTGGCCAACAAGGAAACCCTGGTTGTTGCCGGAGATATTGTAATGGCCACTGCCCGCAGAAAGAATGTGCCAATTATCCCGGTAGATTCCGAGCATTCCGCTATTTTCCAATGCCTGCTGGGAGAACCTTTCAGCAAAGTGGAAAAAGTGATCCTGACCGCTTCCGGCGGACCTTTTCTCGGTAAAAAGCCCAATTTCCTGATCAATGTTAAGAAAGATCACGCCTTGCAACATCCCAACTGGAGCATGGGCGCTAAAATATCCATTGATTCGGCTACCCTCATGAACAAGGGCCTGGAAATGATTGAAGCACGCTGGTTATTCGGATTGCAGCCGGAACAGATTGAAGTGGTTGTACACGCACAATCCATTATTCACTCTATGGTCCAATTTGTGGATGGTTCACTGAAAGCCCAGATGGGCTTGCCGGACATGAAACTGCCTATCCAGTATTCGTTGGGTTATCCCGACCGTCTGACCAATAATTTTCCGCGGTTTTCCTTCAGAAATTATCCTTCCCTCACTTTTGAGCAACCGGATATTAAAACTTTCCGTAACCTTGCCATTGCCACAGAGGCAATGTTTAAAGGCGGAAACGCTCCCTGCGTAATGAATGCAGCCAATGAAGAGGTAGTAAACGCATTCCTTAAAAACAGGATAGGATTTTTGCAAATGACAGAAGTGATCGAGGAAACAATGGGAAAAGTGCCGTTTATCGAAACGCCTACCCTGCATGATTATTACGAGTGTGACAGTGTTGCACGCGAACATGCTACCTCCCTGATTAATTCGATCGTTATATAA
- a CDS encoding Calx-beta domain-containing protein — MNKIASLMLMLAIGTQAFAQEMPVVFNKSMSTPKNQYRKLAIAENNTIVAIGGGFDNGCITKLSATGDLIYNARLNKGGLVAYQDLLLLPKNELIAVGGGTIAYGNARITRLSSTGAVVFDKSIGNGQGGYFTKIITDRHGNYITVGVDGSKPAQARITKMTPDGKITFDKGFGAHNVFTNVLIDEDENIIAVGGDVGDGQGKAYIVKVDGKGEKQFELSFGKPGATFERMLLLEDGAVLAMGGGAYGTGNASRIAKVNAEGQVVFDKEYSTVDGKFNAIKVNDLGQIFACAEEKDKGRIVKLRPDGTELFNKEVDAALYALEVGRNGIVVAAGGNVGNNTGKIVKLLPDGTEVVNKNVGSVFQHLLLTEDDEMCMVTKDGYRLIKLTPDGEMMFDKQLGKYDAKTTLAALLMSPSGEILAAGGGEEDGNRIIKISHGVSINDIAVSEPLNGLSNATLTITLSGFLRNNGIRTPVNVHYKTIPRKGGAGPADFDITEGTISFVPSEFAAGAIISKTIQVPVKSDNLLEGKEAFHVEVLDASALYLTKAKGEVTILDQPAMVKFIGGTNGAEPATDVVFSAGLFKRDNTPLINATAKPVRLTYKFGNGTALPGADFVSSIKAPFVIDSGATTASLAVKVKDDNRFELAETVVLVLSEIKADNEAVVGYNGDVASISASQHIQDQAAYITLVRLTDANESATAPVSMFKCILVKAADQSVQTNCTGSDINVFFGVDSSSTATYGKDYVIMNGDMVKITGDCAFSETDIQVALVNDRVKEPDALVSVKLRDVTAAANAGTLSISPELKLNKAVAVIHDDDNDEGTVLTAK; from the coding sequence ATGAACAAAATTGCTTCACTTATGCTAATGCTGGCGATAGGCACACAAGCCTTCGCACAGGAGATGCCTGTCGTGTTCAACAAAAGTATGAGTACTCCCAAAAACCAGTACCGGAAGCTGGCGATTGCAGAGAACAATACGATTGTTGCTATCGGCGGTGGATTTGATAATGGGTGTATCACCAAATTATCTGCCACAGGAGATCTTATTTATAATGCCCGGTTGAATAAAGGGGGACTGGTTGCTTACCAGGATCTGCTGTTATTACCGAAGAATGAACTGATAGCTGTTGGTGGCGGTACTATTGCCTATGGTAATGCACGTATTACCAGGCTGTCTTCCACCGGGGCGGTAGTATTTGATAAGAGTATCGGAAATGGCCAGGGTGGCTATTTTACAAAGATCATTACCGACCGTCATGGTAACTATATTACCGTGGGAGTAGATGGCAGCAAACCTGCCCAGGCGCGCATCACAAAAATGACGCCCGATGGTAAAATTACATTTGATAAAGGATTCGGTGCACATAATGTGTTCACGAATGTGCTGATCGATGAAGATGAAAACATCATTGCTGTAGGTGGCGATGTTGGTGATGGTCAGGGTAAAGCATATATCGTGAAAGTAGATGGTAAGGGAGAAAAACAATTTGAGCTTTCTTTTGGGAAGCCCGGCGCTACCTTCGAAAGAATGTTGCTGCTGGAAGACGGTGCTGTACTGGCTATGGGCGGTGGCGCCTATGGTACCGGCAACGCCAGCCGCATTGCCAAAGTGAATGCAGAAGGACAGGTGGTATTCGATAAGGAATACAGCACTGTAGATGGTAAATTTAATGCGATAAAGGTGAATGACCTGGGTCAGATCTTCGCCTGCGCGGAAGAAAAAGATAAAGGGCGTATCGTTAAGTTGCGTCCTGACGGAACAGAACTATTCAATAAAGAAGTGGACGCCGCGCTTTATGCGCTGGAAGTTGGAAGGAACGGTATCGTAGTTGCTGCCGGCGGTAACGTTGGCAACAATACCGGCAAAATTGTAAAATTATTACCGGATGGCACTGAAGTGGTGAATAAGAATGTAGGATCTGTTTTCCAGCATCTGTTGCTCACAGAGGACGATGAAATGTGTATGGTGACCAAAGATGGTTATCGTCTCATTAAACTAACTCCTGATGGCGAAATGATGTTTGATAAACAACTTGGGAAGTACGATGCAAAAACGACCCTTGCTGCTTTGCTGATGAGTCCTTCCGGAGAAATCCTGGCGGCTGGCGGCGGAGAGGAAGATGGTAACCGTATTATCAAAATCAGTCACGGTGTATCTATCAATGATATTGCTGTTTCTGAGCCGCTCAACGGCTTATCCAATGCCACTCTTACCATTACCTTGTCGGGGTTTTTAAGAAACAACGGGATACGTACACCGGTGAATGTGCACTATAAAACGATACCACGTAAAGGGGGTGCCGGACCGGCTGATTTTGACATAACAGAAGGAACGATTTCTTTTGTGCCCTCTGAATTTGCAGCTGGTGCTATTATCTCCAAAACTATCCAGGTACCGGTAAAAAGCGATAACCTGTTGGAAGGTAAAGAGGCTTTCCATGTAGAAGTACTGGACGCATCAGCATTATACCTGACTAAAGCAAAAGGAGAGGTAACGATCCTGGATCAACCGGCGATGGTGAAATTTATTGGGGGCACCAATGGTGCAGAACCTGCTACTGATGTGGTTTTTTCTGCCGGATTATTTAAGAGAGATAATACGCCGCTGATCAACGCTACCGCCAAACCGGTACGCCTTACCTATAAATTTGGTAATGGTACCGCTTTGCCGGGTGCAGACTTTGTAAGCAGCATTAAAGCGCCTTTTGTGATCGATAGTGGAGCCACTACTGCCAGTCTTGCAGTAAAGGTAAAGGATGATAACCGCTTTGAACTGGCGGAAACCGTGGTACTGGTATTGAGTGAGATCAAAGCAGATAATGAAGCAGTGGTGGGCTACAATGGAGATGTAGCTTCTATTTCCGCTTCCCAGCATATCCAGGATCAGGCGGCATATATTACCCTGGTAAGGCTCACAGATGCCAACGAATCGGCTACTGCGCCGGTGAGCATGTTTAAATGTATCCTCGTGAAAGCGGCAGATCAGTCTGTACAAACAAACTGTACTGGCAGTGATATCAATGTTTTCTTTGGAGTAGATTCGTCCAGCACAGCCACTTATGGTAAGGACTACGTGATCATGAATGGTGACATGGTGAAAATTACAGGCGACTGTGCTTTCAGTGAAACCGATATCCAGGTGGCATTGGTGAATGACCGTGTCAAGGAACCGGATGCATTGGTATCTGTGAAGCTGCGCGACGTTACTGCCGCTGCTAATGCAGGAACATTGAGTATTTCACCTGAACTGAAACTGAACAAGGCCGTTGCAGTCATCCACGATGATGATAATGATGAGGGAACTGTGTTAACGGCTAAATAA
- a CDS encoding helix-hairpin-helix domain-containing protein — protein MDNYSIADNFSLLSKLMDIHGENSFKAKSFASAAFTIEKLPVQLKDTPRDDIFRIKGIGESTGKSILEMLDTDKFGLLDNYLQITPAGILEIMKIKGLGPKKIATIWKELEIESMGELLYACNENRLMLLKGFGAKTQENVRQNIEFYLSNRNRFLYAEVAATGADLEKQLREIMAPAAVALTGAFRRQAVIIDEIELVIAAPADKVQAQLSALPGFALTTANDHNLVWKLNDKLKVVTHSCEAADFYSQLFTTTGAPAFMDKFNAAGGAAHLSSAPSEEAIFSAAGIDFIPPCLREGMNEIEQARLHQLPELILPGDIKGIIHSHSQWSDGLYTLEEMAIAARDQGFQYLVISDHSRSAFYANGLHIERVQAQQLQVDELNKKLAPFRIFKSIEADILNDGSLDYPDEILATFDLVIASVHSNLKMTEEKAMARLLKAIENPYTTILGHMTGRLLLSRNGYPVNHKTIIDACAANGVVIELNAHPRRLDIDWTWLPYALEKKVLISIDPDAHSIEGYHDIHYGTLAAQKGGVTKTNNLSSYTVDMLDAYLLERKKQKSILS, from the coding sequence ATGGATAACTATTCAATCGCCGATAACTTCTCCCTCCTCTCCAAACTCATGGATATTCACGGAGAAAACAGCTTCAAAGCCAAATCCTTTGCCAGTGCGGCATTTACTATAGAAAAATTACCGGTACAATTAAAAGATACCCCCCGTGATGATATATTCCGCATCAAAGGTATCGGGGAATCTACCGGTAAAAGTATCCTCGAAATGCTGGATACGGATAAGTTCGGGCTGCTGGATAACTACCTGCAGATCACCCCCGCCGGTATCCTGGAAATCATGAAGATAAAAGGACTGGGGCCTAAAAAGATAGCTACTATCTGGAAAGAACTGGAAATAGAATCTATGGGCGAACTCCTGTACGCCTGCAACGAAAACCGGCTGATGCTCCTCAAAGGATTCGGCGCAAAAACACAGGAAAATGTTCGTCAGAACATCGAATTCTATCTTTCTAACCGCAACAGGTTCTTATATGCCGAAGTTGCTGCCACAGGCGCCGACCTGGAAAAACAACTCCGCGAAATCATGGCGCCGGCAGCCGTAGCCCTCACAGGCGCATTCCGCCGCCAGGCAGTGATCATCGATGAAATTGAACTGGTCATCGCCGCACCGGCAGACAAAGTACAGGCGCAACTCAGCGCACTGCCGGGATTTGCCCTGACAACGGCCAACGATCATAACCTGGTATGGAAACTCAACGATAAACTAAAAGTCGTTACCCATAGCTGCGAAGCGGCCGATTTTTATAGCCAGCTGTTCACTACTACGGGCGCGCCGGCATTCATGGATAAATTCAATGCGGCCGGTGGAGCTGCCCACCTGTCATCCGCACCATCGGAAGAAGCCATCTTCAGTGCGGCTGGTATTGACTTCATTCCGCCCTGCTTACGGGAAGGCATGAACGAAATTGAGCAGGCACGCCTACACCAGCTCCCGGAACTTATCCTGCCAGGCGATATCAAAGGGATCATTCACTCTCACAGCCAGTGGAGCGATGGCCTCTATACGCTGGAAGAAATGGCCATAGCCGCCAGGGATCAGGGGTTCCAGTACCTGGTGATCAGCGATCACTCCCGCTCCGCCTTTTATGCAAACGGATTGCATATTGAAAGAGTGCAGGCCCAACAATTACAGGTAGATGAACTGAATAAAAAACTGGCGCCTTTCCGCATTTTTAAGAGCATAGAGGCCGATATTCTCAATGATGGATCATTGGATTACCCGGATGAAATACTGGCCACTTTCGATCTCGTAATCGCTTCTGTGCATTCAAATCTTAAAATGACAGAAGAGAAAGCGATGGCCCGCCTGCTGAAAGCCATCGAAAATCCATACACCACCATCCTCGGACACATGACCGGCCGCCTGCTGCTGAGCCGCAACGGGTACCCCGTAAACCATAAAACCATTATCGATGCCTGCGCGGCCAACGGTGTGGTAATAGAACTGAATGCCCACCCCCGCCGCCTGGATATCGACTGGACATGGCTACCTTATGCGCTGGAAAAAAAGGTGCTGATCTCTATTGATCCTGATGCACACAGCATTGAAGGTTATCATGATATCCACTACGGTACCCTGGCCGCACAAAAAGGCGGCGTAACAAAAACAAACAATCTTAGCAGTTATACTGTTGACATGCTGGACGCTTACCTGCTGGAACGTAAAAAACAAAAAAGTATCCTTTCATGA
- a CDS encoding GH3 auxin-responsive promoter family protein, which produces MKFKSLLAKPFASIVHNKIRKEMLRAVEDQDAILEELIKTGKKTEFGTDHKYEAVHTYDEFKQAVPVRDYEQFKPYIERIKEGKQNVLWKGQPIYLAKTSGTTSGVKYIPISKESISNHIDTARNALLNYMGETGNSAFADGKMIFLSGSPELERVGGIPTGRLSGIVNHHIPRYLRTNQLPSYETNCIDDWETKLDKVVQETFNQDMTLISGIPPWVQMYFDRLIEKTDGKRIKEIFKNLDLLVYGGVNFEPYQAKLMASIGAPIRTLETFPASEGFFAFQDSQEQEGLLLNTNSGIFYEFIPAQEIFDENPTRLSLKDVQTGVNYAMIINNNAGLWGYNLGDTIKFISTNPYRLLVTGRIKHFISAFGEHVIGEEVEHSLMKAAAEEQVHITEFTVAPMVQTSGELPFHEWFVEFENMPHDLTAFARKVDQNLRQKNIYYDDLLTGNILQPLKIRTVRKQGFIDYMKAIGKLGGQNKVPRLSNDRKLADELTQYLQ; this is translated from the coding sequence ATGAAGTTTAAATCACTGCTAGCCAAACCATTTGCTTCTATTGTTCATAACAAGATCAGGAAGGAAATGCTCAGGGCGGTGGAAGACCAGGATGCTATCCTGGAGGAGCTGATAAAGACAGGCAAAAAAACAGAATTCGGAACAGATCATAAATATGAGGCCGTACACACATATGATGAGTTTAAGCAAGCTGTGCCGGTACGGGATTATGAGCAATTTAAGCCTTATATAGAGCGGATCAAGGAAGGAAAACAGAACGTGTTATGGAAAGGACAGCCTATCTATCTCGCCAAAACTTCCGGTACCACCAGTGGTGTAAAATATATACCTATCTCGAAGGAATCTATTTCTAACCATATAGATACAGCCCGTAATGCGTTGCTGAACTATATGGGCGAAACAGGTAACAGTGCCTTTGCTGATGGAAAAATGATTTTTCTTTCCGGCTCCCCGGAGCTTGAAAGAGTAGGTGGAATACCCACCGGCCGCCTCAGCGGAATCGTTAATCACCATATCCCGCGCTACCTGCGCACCAACCAGCTGCCTTCCTACGAAACGAATTGTATCGACGATTGGGAAACGAAGCTGGACAAGGTTGTACAGGAAACTTTCAACCAGGATATGACCCTCATCAGTGGCATACCACCATGGGTACAGATGTATTTCGACCGTTTGATAGAAAAAACGGATGGTAAACGCATTAAAGAGATCTTTAAGAACCTGGATTTGCTGGTTTATGGGGGTGTGAACTTTGAACCTTACCAGGCAAAACTAATGGCTTCCATCGGTGCGCCGATCCGTACGCTGGAAACGTTTCCTGCCTCCGAAGGCTTTTTTGCCTTCCAGGATTCACAGGAACAGGAAGGTCTGTTGCTGAACACCAACTCAGGCATCTTCTATGAATTTATTCCTGCACAGGAAATATTCGATGAAAACCCTACGCGGTTGTCACTTAAAGATGTGCAAACAGGTGTAAATTACGCCATGATCATCAACAATAACGCGGGATTATGGGGTTATAACCTTGGTGACACGATAAAATTTATCTCCACCAATCCTTACCGGTTGCTGGTCACAGGAAGGATCAAACATTTTATTTCTGCCTTTGGCGAACACGTGATCGGAGAAGAAGTAGAGCATAGCCTGATGAAAGCAGCGGCAGAAGAACAGGTACACATCACCGAATTTACAGTAGCTCCGATGGTACAAACCTCGGGCGAACTGCCTTTTCATGAATGGTTTGTGGAATTTGAAAACATGCCACACGACCTGACAGCCTTTGCAAGAAAAGTAGATCAGAATTTACGACAGAAGAATATTTATTACGATGATCTTTTAACCGGCAATATATTGCAACCCCTGAAGATAAGAACTGTGCGTAAACAGGGTTTTATCGATTATATGAAGGCTATTGGAAAACTGGGTGGCCAGAATAAAGTGCCACGTTTAAGCAATGACAGAAAGCTGGCAGATGAACTGACGCAGTATTTACAGTAG
- a CDS encoding DsbA family protein has translation MRFIYVYDPLCGWCYGFTPVVLQLQQQSNGTMEFDILSGGMITGDNRHPFSSMAAYIQREHTNVEEMTGVKFGEAFLRKLLPSAEIMDSEKPSVALNVFKQYQPENAISFAHDMQVTLNYDGVSLNSDDTYRKLIRKFGLPEDEFISRLHDEHYRYETQQEFQLIQNWGITGFPAAILDTGKQLYLCARGFTTLERLQETIDNIIQESKSI, from the coding sequence ATGCGATTTATATATGTCTATGATCCGCTTTGCGGCTGGTGCTACGGTTTTACTCCCGTAGTACTGCAACTACAGCAGCAAAGTAACGGTACCATGGAATTTGATATTCTTTCCGGCGGCATGATTACCGGCGATAACAGGCATCCTTTCTCTTCCATGGCGGCTTATATCCAAAGGGAACATACCAACGTAGAGGAAATGACAGGCGTAAAATTTGGCGAAGCTTTTCTCAGAAAATTATTACCTTCTGCCGAAATAATGGATTCAGAGAAACCCAGCGTGGCGCTCAATGTATTTAAGCAATACCAACCTGAAAATGCCATCAGCTTTGCGCATGATATGCAGGTAACCCTTAATTATGATGGCGTAAGCCTTAACAGCGACGATACTTACAGGAAGTTAATCCGCAAATTCGGATTACCGGAAGACGAATTTATCAGCCGTTTACATGACGAACATTACCGGTATGAAACACAGCAGGAATTTCAGCTGATACAGAACTGGGGCATCACCGGCTTTCCGGCCGCCATCCTCGATACTGGCAAACAACTCTATCTCTGTGCAAGAGGTTTTACAACTTTAGAACGACTACAAGAAACCATTGATAATATAATACAGGAAAGTAAAAGTATCTAA
- the rplU gene encoding 50S ribosomal protein L21, whose product MFAVVKIAGQQFKVQKDQEIFVQQLQGNIGDKVEFSDVLLTDNGGTLAVGTDVKSVVKAEILAHVQGDKVIAFKMKRRKGFRKKIGHRTHFTRIKINEIA is encoded by the coding sequence ATGTTTGCAGTTGTAAAAATCGCAGGTCAGCAATTTAAAGTACAAAAGGACCAGGAAATTTTTGTACAGCAGTTACAAGGAAATATTGGAGACAAGGTGGAGTTTTCCGACGTACTGTTAACAGATAATGGCGGCACGCTGGCCGTTGGCACTGATGTAAAATCAGTAGTAAAAGCAGAGATCTTGGCACATGTTCAGGGTGATAAAGTTATCGCTTTCAAAATGAAGAGAAGAAAAGGCTTCAGGAAGAAAATCGGTCACCGTACTCACTTTACGAGAATCAAGATCAATGAGATAGCTTAA
- the rpmA gene encoding 50S ribosomal protein L27: MAHKKGEGSVKNGRDSHSKRLGVKIFGGQPAISGNIIVRQRGTVYHPGQNVGVGKDFTIFAVADGVVEFRKGRENKTYVSVKAFDTTAQAEA, translated from the coding sequence ATGGCACATAAAAAAGGTGAAGGTAGTGTAAAGAACGGCCGTGACTCCCACAGCAAAAGGCTGGGAGTAAAAATCTTTGGTGGTCAACCTGCTATTTCTGGTAACATTATTGTTCGTCAGAGAGGTACCGTTTACCATCCCGGTCAAAACGTAGGCGTTGGTAAAGATTTTACCATTTTCGCAGTTGCAGACGGTGTAGTGGAATTCAGAAAAGGTCGCGAAAACAAGACTTACGTTTCTGTTAAAGCATTTGACACCACTGCTCAGGCAGAAGCCTAA
- the rseP gene encoding RIP metalloprotease RseP: MTTEVILVKAGQLLLSLSILVVLHELGHFIPAKLFKTRVEKFYLFFDPWFSLFKFKKGGTEYGVGWLPLGGYVKISGMIDESMDKEQMAKPPQPWEFRAKPAWQRLIIMIGGVTVNIVLAFFIYAMMLWYWGEKYLPADAVKYGVTVDSLAQSIGMRDGDKILAIDNRKVEQFGSIPGEVILREAKSIQVERDGQQLSIAIPDGFIRQLLKQKEPFAYVRFPYYVDKFEKGSVAEQNGQFKVGDRIISLNGQSLPYFTDFAKELRKHKNEEVTVGLVRGQDTLNIPAKLGETAKLGIYYQDPEKFFDYKTRSYTFFEAIPAGFSKSIDKLVKYVQQLRLIFVSKEVKVSESLGGFMSIGNLFPEQWDWMMFWEMTAFLSIILAFMNILPIPALDGGHVLFLLYEIVTGRKPSEKFLEYAQIVGMVILFGLLLFANGLDFWRNIISKWFA, encoded by the coding sequence ATGACTACAGAGGTAATATTGGTGAAAGCCGGGCAGTTGTTACTGTCACTCTCTATTTTGGTTGTATTGCATGAGTTGGGCCACTTTATCCCGGCCAAATTATTTAAAACCAGGGTGGAAAAATTCTATTTATTCTTTGATCCCTGGTTCTCTCTTTTTAAATTTAAAAAAGGAGGCACGGAGTATGGCGTAGGCTGGCTACCGTTGGGCGGATATGTAAAGATATCCGGGATGATAGACGAAAGCATGGACAAAGAGCAGATGGCGAAACCGCCACAGCCCTGGGAATTCCGTGCAAAACCGGCATGGCAACGCCTGATCATTATGATTGGCGGGGTAACGGTAAATATCGTCCTGGCATTTTTCATATATGCGATGATGTTATGGTACTGGGGTGAGAAATACCTCCCGGCTGATGCTGTGAAATACGGTGTTACAGTAGATTCCCTGGCACAAAGCATTGGTATGCGGGATGGTGATAAGATCCTGGCAATAGACAACCGTAAGGTAGAACAGTTTGGGTCTATCCCCGGAGAAGTGATCCTGCGCGAAGCCAAAAGCATCCAGGTAGAACGCGACGGGCAGCAACTGAGCATTGCTATCCCCGATGGCTTTATCCGGCAGCTGCTGAAGCAAAAGGAACCTTTTGCCTACGTGCGTTTTCCATACTATGTGGATAAATTTGAAAAAGGATCGGTAGCAGAGCAAAACGGCCAGTTCAAAGTAGGAGACAGGATCATTTCCCTCAACGGACAATCCCTGCCTTATTTTACAGACTTCGCCAAAGAGCTGCGCAAGCATAAGAACGAAGAAGTAACCGTAGGATTGGTAAGAGGACAGGATACCCTGAACATCCCCGCCAAACTCGGCGAAACGGCCAAATTAGGGATCTATTACCAGGACCCTGAGAAGTTTTTCGATTACAAAACAAGGAGCTATACTTTCTTTGAGGCTATACCGGCTGGTTTCAGCAAAAGCATCGACAAACTGGTGAAATATGTGCAACAGTTACGCCTGATCTTCGTTTCCAAAGAAGTGAAAGTGAGTGAGTCGCTGGGTGGCTTTATGAGCATCGGCAACCTGTTCCCTGAACAGTGGGACTGGATGATGTTCTGGGAAATGACTGCCTTCTTATCCATTATTCTTGCCTTTATGAACATACTGCCTATTCCTGCACTGGATGGGGGACACGTATTGTTCCTGTTATACGAAATTGTTACCGGCCGCAAGCCCAGTGAGAAATTCCTGGAATATGCGCAAATAGTGGGGATGGTTATCCTGTTTGGCTTACTGTTATTTGCAAACGGACTGGATTTCTGGAGAAACATTATAAGTAAGTGGTTCGCCTAG
- a CDS encoding PrsW family glutamic-type intramembrane protease, whose protein sequence is MMLLALAIAPGFAISLFIYAMDKYDREPIGLLLKCFLLGMVCVVLPLVIQALGLQIGLRENTGTFLGTAVFAYGVVGLSEELAKFLVLRFYAYPKKAFNEPLDGIVYSVMIGMGFATLENIAYVAQFGFRTGVARMFLSVPAHATFAVLMGYYAGLAKFIPQKTDALLLRGLLIAVFFHGSFDFFLFLGNNIFLLGASLITLYIAGKLSLKAIRKNKAHSKELYEQRYFEEEG, encoded by the coding sequence ATGATGTTACTGGCGCTGGCCATTGCCCCCGGATTTGCGATATCCCTGTTCATTTATGCCATGGATAAATACGACCGTGAACCCATAGGGTTGCTTCTCAAATGCTTCCTGCTGGGCATGGTATGTGTGGTGCTGCCGTTGGTTATACAGGCCCTGGGTCTGCAAATAGGTCTGCGGGAAAACACCGGAACTTTTCTGGGCACTGCGGTCTTTGCCTATGGTGTGGTAGGCTTGTCAGAAGAACTGGCTAAATTCCTTGTGCTGCGCTTCTACGCTTACCCTAAAAAAGCATTTAATGAACCGCTGGATGGCATTGTTTATTCGGTCATGATAGGAATGGGCTTTGCCACACTGGAAAATATAGCCTATGTAGCCCAGTTCGGATTCAGGACCGGCGTAGCCCGCATGTTCCTGTCCGTGCCCGCTCACGCCACTTTTGCCGTGTTGATGGGATACTATGCCGGCCTGGCTAAATTTATCCCGCAAAAAACAGATGCCTTACTTTTACGGGGATTGCTGATCGCTGTTTTCTTTCACGGATCATTCGATTTCTTCCTGTTTCTAGGTAATAACATATTCCTGCTGGGGGCTTCCCTGATCACACTTTACATAGCAGGAAAGCTATCACTGAAGGCTATACGAAAAAACAAAGCCCATTCAAAGGAATTATATGAACAACGTTATTTTGAAGAAGAAGGATGA
- a CDS encoding GNAT family N-acetyltransferase, with protein sequence MYRIKSTTVADIPVIQDLTEKIWRPTYQSILTPEQVDYMINQMYSTEALTKQITEQGHRFIILQDDKKPIGFASYSATDTPGVYKLHKIYLHPSYQGKGVGRFLLDTVARQTKALGAQILELDVNRLNKARYFYEKQGFSVYGEKNTDIGNGFLMEDFVMRKQL encoded by the coding sequence ATGTACCGCATAAAATCAACTACCGTGGCAGACATTCCTGTAATACAGGACCTGACAGAAAAAATATGGCGCCCCACCTATCAAAGCATCCTTACACCGGAACAGGTCGATTATATGATCAACCAGATGTACAGCACTGAAGCTTTGACCAAACAAATAACAGAACAGGGACATCGGTTTATCATCTTACAAGATGATAAAAAACCTATTGGTTTTGCTTCTTACAGCGCCACCGATACACCCGGCGTTTATAAATTGCATAAAATATACCTGCACCCCAGCTACCAGGGAAAAGGTGTAGGAAGATTCCTGCTGGATACCGTAGCAAGACAAACCAAAGCCCTCGGAGCCCAGATCCTGGAACTGGATGTAAACCGGTTGAACAAGGCAAGATACTTCTACGAAAAACAGGGTTTTAGCGTTTATGGGGAGAAAAATACAGACATCGGCAACGGCTTCCTGATGGAAGATTTCGTGATGCGTAAACAACTATAA